One region of Moraxella sp. ZY210820 genomic DNA includes:
- the sohB gene encoding protease SohB, whose product MLLHMTKQPTEIHISHLNEAVNHHRKTLLQRLGVKPELGQMLQKFTDKKKKKQDSRIFVIDFKGDIKASAVEHLREEITLILATANTEQDKVVVRLESPGGLVYGYGLAAAQLLRLREAGMNVTICVDKVAASGGYMMACIAHQIISAPFAVLGSIGVVAQIPNFNRLLKEHKVDFEQFTAGEYKRTVTMFGENTEDDKRKFEQELQQTHELFKHFVEKYRPQLNISQVATGEHWYGQDALDLNLVDKLATSDEYLLNLMQEHDVYLLHTRGKPTLGEKLGLQAAQISDKVVPSILNQVTEFWHKSNLNRF is encoded by the coding sequence ATGTTATTACACATGACTAAACAACCGACAGAAATTCATATCAGTCATTTAAATGAAGCGGTTAATCATCATCGTAAGACTTTGTTACAACGTTTAGGGGTTAAACCTGAACTGGGGCAAATGTTGCAAAAATTTACTGATAAGAAAAAGAAAAAACAAGATAGTCGTATTTTTGTGATTGATTTTAAAGGTGATATAAAAGCATCAGCAGTTGAGCATTTACGTGAAGAAATTACGCTGATTTTAGCAACAGCAAATACTGAACAAGATAAAGTTGTTGTACGTTTAGAAAGTCCTGGGGGATTAGTCTATGGCTATGGTTTAGCGGCTGCTCAATTATTACGTTTGCGTGAAGCTGGTATGAATGTAACTATTTGTGTGGATAAAGTGGCAGCAAGTGGTGGTTATATGATGGCGTGTATTGCACATCAGATTATTTCTGCACCGTTTGCGGTTTTGGGCTCGATTGGTGTTGTGGCACAAATTCCGAATTTTAATCGTTTATTAAAAGAGCATAAAGTTGATTTTGAACAATTTACTGCAGGTGAATATAAACGCACCGTAACCATGTTTGGTGAAAATACGGAAGATGATAAACGTAAATTTGAGCAAGAGTTACAGCAAACACATGAATTATTTAAGCATTTTGTAGAAAAATATCGTCCGCAATTGAATATTAGCCAAGTTGCAACAGGAGAGCATTGGTATGGACAAGATGCATTGGATTTAAATTTAGTGGATAAATTAGCAACATCTGATGAATATTTACTCAACTTGATGCAAGAGCATGATGTGTATTTATTACATACACGTGGTAAGCCGACATTAGGCGAAAAATTAGGTTTACAGGCTGCACAAATTAGTGATAAAGTTGTGCCAAGTATTTTAAATCAGGTAACTGAGTTTTGGCATAAATCGAATTTGAATCGTTTTTAA
- a CDS encoding CoA pyrophosphatase encodes MSSLQLLQQRLFFNAYQTYADAAVLVAISYESEPRLLLTKRASHLHQHAGEVSFAGGKRELDDKDDIDVALRESQEEIGLEITQVQILGELPTQQSKYGLSVQPIVAFIPANSQFVAQPDEIERIFWVKIDDFLTAEIMPYQITYQNQQIRVPSFQLENEVIWGLTARIIVDLLNQVFDYNKTWKMLM; translated from the coding sequence ATGTCATCATTACAACTTTTACAACAACGTTTATTTTTTAATGCTTATCAAACTTATGCTGATGCAGCGGTCTTGGTTGCTATTAGCTATGAATCTGAACCACGTTTGCTTTTAACTAAGCGAGCGAGTCATTTACATCAACACGCTGGCGAAGTGTCATTTGCAGGAGGGAAGCGTGAACTTGATGATAAAGATGATATTGATGTTGCGTTACGAGAAAGTCAAGAAGAAATTGGTTTAGAAATTACACAAGTACAAATTTTGGGTGAATTGCCGACACAGCAATCAAAATATGGTTTAAGTGTGCAACCAATTGTGGCATTTATCCCAGCAAATAGTCAATTTGTCGCACAGCCTGATGAAATTGAACGCATTTTTTGGGTGAAAATTGATGATTTCTTAACAGCAGAAATTATGCCTTATCAAATCACATATCAAAATCAACAAATTAGAGTGCCGAGTTTTCAGCTTGAAAATGAAGTGATTTGGGGATTAACCGCACGAATTATTGTTGATTTACTCAATCAAGTCTTTGATTATAATAAAACATGGAAAATGTTGATGTAA
- the prfA gene encoding peptide chain release factor 1 → MKDSLRLRLDQLCDRHEELTALLADGEVIADNNKFRKLSREHNDLQEIVDVWTQYNQAEQDIITAEEMLSDPDFKEMAQEEIKANKALLLELEDKLNILMIPKDPNDANSAYLEIRAGTGGDEAAIFSGDLFRMYKKYAETQSWRVEVLSENEGEHGGYKEIICRVEGEGVYGRLKFESGAHRVQRVPATESQGRVHTSACTVAILPEIDTDTTVDINPADLRIDTYRASGAGGQHINKTDSAVRITHIPTGVVVECQEERSQHKNKAKAMALLVSRLENAKRQAQQTATSELRRDLVGSGDRSERIRTYNYPQGRMTDHRINLTLYKLEAVMEGDLTELLDSLHREYQADQLALLAQENGG, encoded by the coding sequence ATGAAAGATTCCTTACGTTTACGCCTTGACCAACTTTGCGACCGCCATGAAGAATTGACAGCATTATTGGCTGATGGGGAAGTCATTGCTGATAATAATAAGTTTAGAAAATTATCACGTGAACATAATGATTTACAAGAAATTGTTGATGTATGGACGCAATATAATCAAGCTGAACAAGATATTATAACAGCTGAGGAAATGCTGTCTGACCCTGATTTTAAAGAAATGGCTCAAGAAGAAATTAAGGCTAATAAAGCTTTATTGCTTGAGTTGGAAGATAAACTGAATATTTTAATGATTCCTAAAGACCCAAATGATGCAAATTCTGCTTATTTGGAAATTCGTGCAGGAACAGGCGGAGATGAAGCAGCAATTTTTTCTGGCGATTTATTTCGTATGTATAAAAAATATGCAGAAACACAAAGCTGGCGAGTGGAAGTTTTATCGGAAAATGAAGGTGAACATGGTGGCTATAAAGAAATCATCTGCCGTGTGGAAGGTGAGGGTGTCTATGGGCGTTTAAAATTTGAAAGTGGTGCTCATCGTGTACAACGTGTACCTGCAACCGAAAGCCAAGGACGTGTACATACATCAGCGTGTACAGTTGCAATTTTACCTGAAATTGATACTGATACTACGGTGGATATTAATCCTGCGGATTTACGCATTGATACTTATCGTGCGTCTGGTGCAGGTGGTCAGCATATTAACAAAACTGACTCTGCGGTGCGTATCACACATATTCCAACTGGTGTGGTAGTGGAATGCCAAGAAGAACGTTCGCAACATAAAAATAAAGCTAAGGCGATGGCATTATTAGTTTCTCGTCTTGAAAATGCTAAACGTCAAGCTCAACAAACAGCAACATCAGAATTACGCCGTGATTTAGTCGGTTCTGGCGACCGTTCAGAACGTATTCGTACCTATAATTATCCGCAAGGGCGTATGACTGACCATCGCATTAATTTAACATTGTACAAATTAGAAGCGGTGATGGAAGGCGATTTAACAGAATTATTAGATAGTTTACATCGTGAATATCAAGCTGACCAGTTAGCATTATTGGCTCAGGAAAATGGTGGTTAA
- a CDS encoding NUDIX hydrolase produces MVHYCQKCGNPTHKSIPELDHQLRDICTKCGFIHYQNPKIVAGALVTYQEQVLLCRRAIEPSYGRWTLPAGYMEIGETLEQGAMRECWEEAQAEIDIEHLYCTYDIPHVGHVYMMFKSTLKNATFGVGDESLECRLFYEHEIPWQDLAFLTIAQTLRHYFNDRQHGTFPFHLETITPELSQQFYQQLSPSTYNPRQAKNYHLLDKF; encoded by the coding sequence ATGGTTCATTATTGCCAAAAATGTGGAAATCCAACCCATAAAAGTATCCCTGAATTAGACCATCAGTTGCGTGATATTTGCACAAAATGTGGTTTTATTCATTATCAAAATCCTAAAATTGTCGCAGGTGCATTAGTAACCTACCAAGAGCAAGTACTACTCTGTCGCCGAGCAATTGAGCCAAGTTATGGACGTTGGACTTTACCTGCAGGTTATATGGAAATTGGCGAAACATTAGAACAAGGTGCTATGCGTGAATGTTGGGAAGAAGCTCAAGCTGAGATTGATATTGAACATTTATACTGCACTTATGATATTCCCCATGTTGGTCATGTATATATGATGTTTAAAAGCACCTTAAAAAATGCAACTTTTGGTGTAGGCGATGAAAGTTTAGAATGTCGTTTATTTTATGAACATGAAATCCCATGGCAAGATTTAGCATTTTTAACGATTGCTCAAACTTTACGCCATTATTTTAATGACCGTCAGCATGGTACATTTCCATTTCATTTAGAAACGATTACTCCTGAATTATCACAACAATTTTACCAACAATTAAGTCCATCAACTTATAATCCTAGACAAGCTAAGAATTATCATTTATTGGATAAATTTTAA